In Papaver somniferum cultivar HN1 chromosome 1, ASM357369v1, whole genome shotgun sequence, a genomic segment contains:
- the LOC113293140 gene encoding MFP1 attachment factor 1-like, which produces MAEEENGVAVKEDQEEQKVVEESEEKPPTKSQEDEINKKFQKMGISFSIWPPTQRTRDAVINRLIETLSKPSILSKRYGSLNPDEAASTARVIEEQAFVAASSTSSSVSGGENSGTTDGGGGDDDGIEILQIYSKEISKRMLESVKSKAATSAIPASENDSNSVAATSEEISSS; this is translated from the coding sequence ATGGCGGAAGAAGAAAATGGAGTTGCAGTAAAAGAAGATCAAGAAGAACAGAAAGTGGTTGAAGAGTCTGAAGAAAAACCACCAACGAAATCACAAGAAGATGAAATCAACAAGAAGTTTCAGAAAATGGGAATTTCATTTAGTATTTGGCCACCAACACAACGTACAAGAGATGCAGTGATAAATCGTCTTATTGAAACCTTATCTAAACCATCTATTCTTTCGAAACGATATGGTTCTTTGAATCCTGATGAAGCTGCTTCAACTGCTCGTGTTATCGAAGAACAAGCGTTTGTTGCTGCTAGTTCTACATCTTCTTCTGTTTCTGGTGGTGAGAATTCTGGAACaactgatggtggtggtggtgatgatgatggaaTCGAGATCCTTCAGATTTACTCTAAAGAGATCAGTAAGAGAATGCTTGAATCTGTTAAATCTAAAGCAGCTACATCGGCTATCCCAGCTTCTGAAAATGATTCCAATTCTGTTGCTGCTACCAGTGAGGAGATCTCTTCTTCTtga